The genomic region TCTATTCCCCCTCAAACGGCAAAGGGTAAAGAAATATCAAGTCCGTTCACTCCTGTTGCTTTGGAAAAAAGCAAAAATAGAGTAAATGAAGAACTAAAATCTTCATCTAGCCCAGAAGCAAACGGCTCTGGTAAAGGCACATCAAATCCGTTGATGGCTGACAGTTTGCCAAAAACTGAAAAGGTCTCTCTCAGACCAAGTTACTCCCAAGTCACACAAAAAccagaaaatcctaaaaataccAGATTTTATGTCATTTTTGATGGTGACCATAGAGGAATTTATGAAGATTGGGCCGTAGTCAAAAATTATGTTGAAAAAACTGACTATCCATTCAAAAAATTTGGGTCGTTATTACAAGCCCAACAAGAAGCCACCCGATATTCAGCAACATGCGGGCAAAAAGAAATACCTTTAAAGGTAACCATTTTTTCTGAACCTTTGATACCCAAGAAAAAAGAAAGGGTTATTGAATTCAGAAACAACACTTTCTCAAAACCAACAAAAAttgaagagaaagaagaaaaagatatTATTTCTTTAGACGAATTCAGAGCAATCTGGTCAAAGGCTAGAGCCATAAGCCAAGACGATTTCGAGTTCGAACATATTTACACAGAAGACAAGGCTACTAAAAGTCTTATTATCTTTTGTCCAGATGCAAACCCAGAACTAGTTTCTCTAGCATTCTCCGCTGGATTAGCAAAGTTCATCTACCCTTCTCCCAATTTACTTGAAACAAGTAATTTATCTGAAGGAATGAAGAAAGCCATCAAGAATTTTCGAAAGTAATTTATTTGATGGCTTTCTTCATTCCTTCAGATAAATTACTTGTTTCAAGTAAATTAGGAGAAGGGTAGATGAACTTTGCTAATCCAGCGGAGAATGCTAGAGAAACTAGTTCTGGGTTTGCACCTGGACAAAAGATAATAAGACTTTTAGTAGCCTTGTCTTCTGTGTAAATATGTTCGAACTCGAAATCGTCTTGGCTTATGGCTCTAGCCTTTGACCAGATTGCTCTGAATTCGTCTAAAGAAATAatatctttttcttctttctcttcaaTTTTTGTTGGTTTTGAGAAAGTGTTGTTTCTGAATTCAATAACCCTTTCTTTTTTCTTGGGTATCAAAGGTTCAGAAAAAATGGTTACCTTTAAAGGTATTTCTTTTTTCCCGCATGTTGCTGAATATCGGGTGGCTTCTTGTTGGGCTTGTAATAACGACCCAAATTTTTTGAATGGATAGTCAGTTTTTTCAACATAATTTTTGACTATGGCCCAATCTTCATAAATTCCTCTATGGTCACCATCAAAAATGATATAAAATCTggtatttttaggattttctggTTTTTGTGTGACTTGGGAGTAACTTGGTCTGAGAGAGACCTTTTCAGTTTTTGGCAAACTGTCAGCCATCAACGGATTTGATGTGCCTTTACCAGAGCCGTTTGCTTCTGGGCTAGATGAAGATTTTAGTTCTTCATTTACTCTATTTTTGCTTTTTTTCCAAAGCAACAGGAGTGAACGGACTTGATATTTCTTTACCCTTTGCCGTTTGAGGGGGAATAGATTCAGATTGTTTTCTTGCGGATTCCTGCTCTGAATTAGCGGTTGTTTCTAGACTTTCATCATAGAGAGCTATCTGATCTCGAATAGCTTTTAGTTCTATCAAAAGAATTTTTTCTTTTAGGCGTAAAGCCTTTAAATTCtccattttttcaaaaaataagtttttctgTTTGTGAAAGTGATTGGTGATGCCTTTAGTTTGAAGGGTATGTGCTCCTTAAATAGGCATGAAAagtttctatttttagaaaaaatttaTTTGAAATACGTATTTGTTTACGTATTTTGAAGATCTTATTCTAGATGCTCGATGTCGAGAGAATATCTTGAAAACCACATTTGTCATCTGACATGACtacctttttctttttattgATAATGATCATCTTGGGCATGTGGATGTAGTTAATAACTGAGATTCTTCATTTAGCAATACCTGCCAAAATCAAAATAAAAGAGTGGACATAATTCATTCTGAGTCTTCTGTTGAAGAGTCAGAGGATGACAAGTTGTCTCGTATTTCTAATGCATATACTTGCGTATAGCCATCAAAAATATTTTCAGAAGGAAAATATCCCTCAATTTCGGCTTCTAAGATAAATTTTATCTTTTCCGGAAATTTTTGTTGGTTGGGACATTTGTTGGCATAATGTCCTTCTTCGGAGCATATCCAACAACGACATTTTTTCTTACCTTGAGGACAGACCTTAGGTTTTTCTTTAGAAAAGTATTTTCCCGGTGAAAATTTTCTTTTCTTGCTTTTCAAAAACgttttttagtttttgttttatatttatttttgtatttctttttgaaATAACCTTTATCTTTTGTTGGTTCACAACCAAAAGATAATTGTGGTAACTCAGCGAGTTTTTTACAACAGTCTTTATTAAAACGTTTTAACTGTTTTTGTTTATTAGAAAGATCACAATAGGATGCAATTTCTTCTTTAACAATTCTTGTAGCAAACCCAAGGGAATGCATTGTAAATTGATTCTTTTCCTTATTCCATCGTTCTTTCGCCTTTTCTCCTACGATGGGAATTTTCATTAGGTAAGCCTCAATCCATGAATGGAATTCACCTGTGCCTAATTTATATAAATTTGTTTCATAAAGACAAGTGAAATCATCTAAAAGACCTATGTCACAAAGCTGTGCTTTAGCAAGATTTTGTCTTGCTTTTTCTagcatttttttattttctcgGTCTTTATCTGTTATGAGGTCGAGACCTAAAAACATCATATATATTGCATTTATAATTTGATCAAAAAGATCCTCACCTTGTAAATTTTCATCCCAAGTTGTTCCTTTGATGAAGTTTTGTACAATTCCTGCAGACTTAtgttctaataataataataaagccttAGCCTTAGAGAATTCTTCTGAATTAGTCTGAATGATTAGACTGATCTCAGTGTTCCATTTATCAATTACCTCTTTTCTTTTGTCGAGGTTGAAGATACAATCAATTttaatagtattaatagtagttgcACTACCATTACTATTAGAATCAGGTATACCCTTATGGTATGGCATGGAAAATTCTGTGTCCTTTTTTCTATGCCTGTTACTTCTGCTAGTAAAAGCATTGTTTGCTCTCTGTCTTGGAGACATTTCCATATCTGAAGAGCTTTCTTCAGTTTCGGGTTCTTCTTTCTTTATAGGAAAGTTTCTTGGTTCTTCATTATTTAAAACAAAGATTTGTtctttattttcagaaaaatatcTTTCATTTAAGATTTTATCTTCAGAGAGCTTTTGTTCACATTCTTCGTTATCTAAAGTAATGAGACTAACAAGTTCTTTTATCTGTTCAATTGGAAGGGTATCCAATTGTTCATCTAAAATTTGCTCCTATTTTTTAGTGATAGAACTCATTTTATCCACAAGATAAAGTAATCTTTTTATCCTTTAATCTTTGAATATCTTTTTTCATAAAAGAATTTTTCTTTTTAGATCAGTTAGTTCAAGAATTTTTTCAGAAGGATGAATGCTCCAATCCGAATGTAATTCATAAATTCTTTGATTATTTCTTTCTAGACAGAAATAAAGTCTAGAGATCTCTAGATTTATATTTCTAAAAAGGTTTTCCATTTGACCTTTATTGGTCATTTGAAATTGATCCAAAAGGCCATGATAATGCATTTGGACTTTTAGAACTTCCTAGAGATGGATTTCCAAcgttgaagtttggaaatgaataCTTTTGAAAGCTTTTTTCAtcattaattttttctttttgcttttcGAGCATAAAGGTTTTTgaatccattctttcatcaattTTGTCTGAAACATCTTTGATGATTTTTGCGGCAGTTGCCTCAAGATTTTCGTTTGTAGAAAGACTTTCTACCTTTCTAATCAAATCTTTAACAAGTTCCTCTAATTTCAAAAGAGTAGTCATGTTATAGATATAATTGCTTTTTTAGTTCTAAGCTCAATAATTTTTTGCTTAGAAGcaaaaatgtttttcttaataatttttatattaagaGATTTTGTTTTATGATTTAACATAAAATTTTCTTTAATTTGTTTTATTCTAGTAAAGCAAATTTGTATATTAGCCTCTTCAAAGGTGATTTGATCAAGATATTGTAAATAATCTAAAATTGGTTTTGAAGACATTATTCTCCAATAACTCCTTTTAAAATTCTACCGTACCCATCAATTCTTTCAGACAAAGAACGTATTAATTGTTCAGTGTTACTTGATTCTCTTATTTGTAAAGAGCTTCCAGCATAACTGTGTCTAGGTTTTGAtactaaaacttgtttatttcgTGCAATATCAATTGCCCAGTTTTCTTGTAATTGTGATGGCTCAGCGAATTTACTGCCTTCAACAATTCCAATATCTGAGAATATATCCTCAATTGCTAtgctttctttttctttgtaCTCAATTGAATGAGTGCTATTTGTTAAAGCATATGAGACTAAATAATTAATCGTAAATACTTTATTACCTGGTTCCATAAGATCAGTTCTTTCACACTGATGTATAAAACTTAAAGTTTTGTCGAAATCTTTTGAATCTCGATGTAAAGCAAATTTAGGATAGACAGTAAACATAAATTTACCATAAGCTAAATTTCCTTGAATTGCTCCAAGAAGAGCGTCTTGCCTATTGATAATTCTGTTATCAACAAGGGCCATTTTTATAGGAAAATTAATTCCATCTCTAAACTGTGCTTTTAGGAGGATTTTAACCGCTCCTATATGTACCATATTGAGAGACTTTCTCAACTCTGGTTTAATATGTAAAAGCTTTTTTGCTATTTCACCCTTTGTTAAGAGTGGCAAATAAACTTCACCCGAGGTATTGTTTATGTCAACTGAAAGTTCTTCAGtgttaaaacaataaaatattttattttttctagAAAAGGCTCTAGAAACTAAACTTtgtaaagtttttggttgattaaaaacttgttttgcgtCAAGCTTGAATTTAAGCTTGCTAATTTTTGTTAATTGATCAGAATTAATCATGTAATCTGATACAAAACCTTTTTCGTTTTCACTAAAGTTTATAACTTCAGTTATTTCTTCAGACTCATCTGAATCGTTTTTAAATAAACTGTTATTTTCCATTAATTTTTGTAGAAATAACACCTTATTTTTTAAAAAGGAGCAACAAGGCTCTGGTACCAGTAGCGGAATGGTTCTAGCAATTTTTAAATTTACTACACCAATAGTCGTAGTAATTTTTTGGTTACTAGCAAATAGTTGTAGTAATTTCTTGATTACTAACATAGTCATCATATGTTGACTTTTTTGTTCAATCAAACAATTGTTCATAATTGTCCAAAGATTCCATACCAATCGATAGATGACAAATTTGAATTGACAAATTTGAGTTAATTTGTCGATGAATTGATTTGGAAATAGCAATTTTATATCCGTTTTTGTAGTCTTTTATTGACTAAATTTTTGATTTCaagaatcattcgtttgatagtATAAATCATTTGATTTCGATATTGGTTAATCgattttgtttgtgtttgtttgtaaaaacagttgtTTATAAAAATGCTTAAGGagatattaatataaatatttcGAAGTAATTTAACAGTTAGAATAAACCATACCTTTCCTCTTTTTCCGACTAGGTAAATCTTTAAGTTGATTTTTCCAAGTGACCAACCCAACCAATTCTTCCCTACACGGCCTCCTGCCTAAACGGTACTTTTTATGGCTCCAGGGCTCCAGGTTTTGCAAAAATCTTTAAAGATAAACAAAGGGATAAAAAGGAAACTGATATTTATTCATAACTGTTCTTCCCTAAGGAAGAACTTCTTGATATTTACATAATATTCTCCTTTAGCAAGGATATTACTCACTAACACTCATACTAGTTTACAAAGGAAAAGTTGGAAAAGGAAAATGATACGAGAGAAGGGGATGGGGATTGGATTCGATGTCTAAACTAAAGGAATTCAACTTCTTTATATAATAGAAGTGAATTTTACAAAAGACCATTATAGCCCTTAATCAATCGTCATGGATGACGTTTTTTCAATCGATGTACCCATGTGTTGGGTCCAGTTCTCGAGTGTCCTCATCTGAAAAGTAGCTGTCTTTTTCAGTGGGGTTTTTGTTTTCTTCTGAAGAAGATGCTTTGCAGTATTCGCACTGATGGTTCTCAAAGGTGTGTTGCAACTTTTGACAAAGTTGTTCTTTAGTGGCTGGGCCTGCTTCTACTTTATTGAAGATGATGTGTTGCTCCATCCTTTCTAAAGCTTCTTTTTCATGTAGTGGTAGAGGAGTTCCACTATAGCTAGTAATTATGCAGTTAGTGCTGCAATAATTTACTTTGTTAAAGCTTCCTACTTTAATTTTCTGTAGGTTTTCTAGGATTTGTAAAAATCCTTTGGTCCTGATATGTAACCATTTTTCATAGTCTTCATAGTCTTCTTTTATCACCCTTGAAGGATTGACCGTTCTTGCTTTGGCTATGCCAATTTCTAAATGATGGTAGCTTGGAAAGGTTTTTCCTTGGTACCAGTCAGGGAGTGTAGAAGTACACTTGATGAAGATGTTTGCATCTCTTGCAGCAGCAATTTTCTTTCGAAAATTCTTAATGGCTTTCTTCATTCCAtcggataaattacttatttcaAGTAAATTGGGAGAAGGGTAGATGAACTTTGCTAATCCAGCGGAGAATGCCAGAGAAACTAGTTCTGGGTTTGCACCTGGACAAAAGATAATAAGACTTTTAGTAGCCATGTCTTCTGTGTAAATATGTTCGAACTCGAAATCGTCTTGGCTTATGGCTCTAGCCTTTGACCAGATTGCTCTGAATTCGTCTAAAGAAATAatatctttttcttctttctcttcaaTTTTTGTTGGTTTTGAGAAAGTGTTGTTTCTGAATTCAATAACCCTTTCTTTTTTCTTGGGTATCAAAGGTTCAGAAAAAATGGTTACCTTTAAAGGTATTTCTTTTTTCCCGCATGTTGCTGAATATCGGGTGGCTTCTTGTTGGGCTTGTAATAACGACCCAAATTTTTTGAATGGATATTCAGTTTTTTCAACATAATTTTTGACTATGGCCCAATCTTCATAAATTCCTCTATGGTCACCATCAAAAATGACATAAAATCTggtatttttaggattttctggTTTTTGTGTGACTTGGGAGTAACTTGGTCTGAGAGAGACCTTTTCAGTTTTTGGCAAACTGTCAGCCATCAACGGATTTGATGTGCCTTTACCAGAGCCGTTTGCTTCTGGGCTAGATGAAGATTTAATTCTTCATTTACTCTATTTTTGCTTTTTTCTAAAGCAACAGGAGTGAACGGACTTGATATTTCTTTACCCTTTGCCGTTTGAGGGGGAATAGATTCAGATTGTTTCCTTGCGGATTCCTGCTCTGAATTAGCAGTTGTTTCTAGACTTTCGTCATAGAGGGCTATCTGATCTCGAATAGCTTTTAGTTCTATCAAAAGAATTTTTTCTTTTAGGCGTAAAGCCTTTAAATTCttcattttttcaaaaaataagtttttctgTTTGTGAAAGTGATTGGTGATGCCTTTAGTTTGAAGGGTATGTGCTCCTTAAATAGGCATGAAAagtttctatttttagaaaaaaattatttGAAATACGTATTTGTTTACGTATTTTGAAAATCTCGTGTCAAGCAATCAGCTAGCACGTTTTTAGACCCTTCAAGATGCTCGATGTCGAAAGAATATCTTGAAAACCACATTTGCCATCTGACAAGACGACCTAGTTTGTTATCTCCTGAAATTTTTGTTTTCAGAAAATAAGTAAAGTTTTTATTATCTGTCCTGACTAGAAATTTTACAGGAGTGAGATAAATAGAAAATTTAGAAATAGTATTTTTTACCGCAAGTAATTCTTTTTCATTACTATGGTAATTTTTTTTTGCTTGTTTAAAGCTTCCAGAAGTATACTTACATATTTCTTCTTTTTCGGTTGTTCTGGCCTTCAAAACTCCTCCCCAATAATCATGAGAAGCGTCTGTTTCTATGattaaaaattcattttcttttGGAAGATAAAGTTTTGGAAAACTGGTTAGGTTTTTCTTTATCTTTTTTATATAGTCTACATCAGACTGTTTCCATTCCCATATGTAGTCCTTTTTTAATTTTACCTGTAAAGGTTTCCTAAGTTCTGCGAGTTTAGGAATGTAACCTTCAGCATAggttaaaatgcctaaaaatcTTTGAAGATGTTTTTTATCTTCTAAAGTATCTAGGAATTTGTGTAAATTCTCTAAGATATGTTTTTTTGTGGACTATGAGTCCCTTGATCTATTTCAAGACCCAAAAAGTTTATctttgttttaaaaagatttgcTTTCTTTTTTGATAAAATGATCCCATATTTTTCAATTGTTTTTAAAACTGAGAAAACATGAAAGTAATGTTTATTTTCTGAGTCTGAGAAAACTATAATATCGTCGACGTAGACGGTAAAGTAATTTTCTAAACCTCTTAAAGCATTTTGCATATGCCTTTGAAATATGATTGGTGCTTGCTTTAATCCAAAAGGGACTACCTTCCATTGATAATGACCATCTGGACATGTAAATGCAGTTAGTAGCTGAGATTCTTCATCTAACAGTACCTGCCAAAAACCATTTTTGCAATCGAAACTGGAAAAATAGGTTTTTCCTCTTAAAAGAGTTAGTAGTTCCTGCATACAAGGAAGATTATGGCTGTCTCCTTTAGTAGCAGCATTAATGGCTTTATAGTTCACAACCATACGTTTTTTCCCTCTTCTTctttcagcttcattttcaactAAGAATGCTGGAGACATGTGAGGTGATTTACTTGGAATAATTAATTTTAAATCAAGTAATTCCTTAATTTGTTTATTAAATTCTTCTCTGTCCTGAGGACTGTACTTCATAGGTTTTACCCTGATATCAGTTTTAGGATCAATGAGTTCTATTGATGCTTTCATccattttttggatttttcaggaTCAATAGGATTTTCTGAACAAACTTTTTCAAGTAGTTCTTCGATTTTTTGAAACTTTTGTATTTCAACTAAAAATATCCTTTCTGCTTTTATAACTTCTCGAGCTATATTAGTTCCAGGAATTTGTTTTATCTTTGAATCTTTTTTCATGGATTCAAGAAAATTTGGTTTTCCAATTTGAAAAGCCTTTGTGACTTTTTTAATCAAAATCATTTCTTGATTAAGATGAAAAGATATTCTGTCTAACCATTGAGTGAAAGGTCCATAAAGTTGACAGAAGTTATTTCCTAGAAGTAAATCCATACCTGAATCTTGTTGGTAGATAGTAGGAATGGTAAATGGTTCTCCAGAAAAATAGATGACAAGATTTCTACAAACCTTATTTAACTTAATGACTTCCTTGTTAGCAACTATTACCTTAATATCTTTGGGAGTATTTTCCCATAGGTCATTAGGAATTATGTGTTTGCTTGCTAAACAAAGACTTGCCCCTGTGTCTACATAACAATGTATGGCGATTGCTTTATATCCTTTGAAAAAGATTTTTCCTTTGATATAAATTGAATTTGGATTAGTTATATTTGAATAAGCTAATTCAAAATCATGTGTTTTATGAATTTCTTCTTTTTCCCAATTAAAGGAGTGGACAGAATTCATTTTTTCCCCTAagataaaatattatttttatcttTTAGTCTTTGATTATTTCTTTCTAGACAGATATAAAGTCTAGAGATCTCTAGATTTATATTTCTAAAAAGGTTTTCCATTTGACCTTTATTGGTCATTTGAAATTGATCCAAAAGGCCATGATAATGCATTCGGACTTTTAGAACTTCCTAGAGATGGATTTCCAAcgttgaagtttggaaatgaataTTTTTGAAAGCTTTTTTCAtcattaattttttctttttgcttttcGAGCATAAAGGTTTTTgaatccattctttcatcaattTTTGTCTGAAACATCTTTGATGATTTTTGCGGCAGTTGCCTCAAGATTTTCGTTTGTAGAAAGACTTTCTACCTTTCTAATCAAATCTTTAACAAGTTCCTCTAATTTCAAAAGAGTAGTCATGTTATAGATATAATTGCTTTTTTAGTTCTAAGCTCAATAATTTTTTGCTTAGAAGcaaaaatgtttttcttaataatttttatattaagaGATTTTGTTTTATGACTTAACATAAAATTTTCTTTAATTTGATTTATTCTAGTAAAGCAAATTTGTATATTAGCCTCTTCAAAGGTGATTTGTTGATCAAGATATTGTAAATAATCTAAAATTGGTTTTGAAGACATTATTCTCCAATAACTCCTTTTAAGATTCTACCATACCCATCAATTCTTTCAGACAAAGAACGTATTAATTGTTCAGTGTTACTTGATTCTCTTATTTGTAAAGAGCTTCCAGCATAACTGTGTCTAGGTTTTGAtactaaaacttgtttatttcgTGCAATATCAATTGCCCAGTTTTCTTGTAATTGTGATGGCTCAGCGAATTTACTGCCTTCAACAATTCCAATATATGAGAATATATCCTCAATTGCTAtgctttctttttctttgtaCTCAATTGAATGAGTGCTATTTGTTAAAGCATATGAGACTAAATAATTAATCGTAAATACTTTATTACCTGGTTCCATAAGATCAGTTCTTTCACACTGATGTATAAAACTTAAAGTTTTGTCGAAATCTTTTGAATCTCGATGTAAAGCAAATTTAGGATAGACAGTAAACATAAATTTACCATAAGCTAAATTTCCTTGAATTGCTCCAAGAAGAGCGTCTTGCCTATTGATAATTCTGTTATCAACAAGGGCCATTTTTATAGGAAAATTAATTCCATCTCTAAACTATGCTTTTAGGAGGATTTTAACGGCTCCTATATGTACCATATTGAGAGACTTTCTCAACTCTGGTTTAATATGTAAAAGCTTTTTTGCTATTTCACCCTTTGTTAAGAGTGGCAAATAAACTTCACCTGAGGTATTTTTTATGTCAACTGAAAGTTCTTCAGtgttaaaacaataaaatattttattttttctagAAAAGGCTCTAGAAACTAAACTTtgtaaagtttttggttgattaaaaacttgttttgcgtCAAGCTTGAATTTAAGCTTGCTAATTTTTGTTAGTTGATCAGAATTAATCATGTAATCTGATACAAAACCTTTTTCGTTTTCACTAAAGTTTATAACTTCAGTTATTTCTTTAGACTCATCTGAATCGTTTTTAAATAAACTGTTATTTTCCATTAATTTTTTAGAAATAACatcttattttttaaaaaagagcaacaaggctctgataccagtAGTAATTTTTTGCTAGAATTGCTATTTCCAAATCAATTCATCGACAAATTAACTCAAATTTGTCATCTATCGATTGGTATGGAATCTTTGGACAATTATGAACGATTGTTTGATTGAACAAAAAAGTCAACATATGATGACTATGTTAGTAATCAAGAAATTACTACAACTATTTGCTAGTAACCAAAAAATTACTACGACTATTGGTGTAGTAAATTTAAAAATTGCTAGAACCATTCCGCTactggtatcagagccttgtTGCTCCTTTTTAAAAAATAAGGTGTTATTTCTAAAAAATTAATGGAAAATAACAGTTTATTTAAAAACGATTCAGATGAGTATGAAGAAATAACTGAAGTTATAAACTTTAGTGAAAACGAAAAAGGTTTTGTATCAGATTACATGATtaattgtgacaacccgtactcccAAGGTTAGCATTGTCCAAATCTCTTGAACTTGACTCGTATTGCTACCATTCATGTTCTGATATACGTCGTCATTGCACCGACGTTGCGTAAACCTGTTAAAACTTGTTTTAATGCATTGAATTACTATGACATAGATTATGGGTTTGTTACTAAGAAAATATGTATTTCTATGGTAAACACATATTATTTCTAGATTATAAAATCCTCGGCCCACCCTAAGCCCAACCGACCCCTAGCCCATTTCTTTGTTAATTGTTTATGTGAGTGCATGAGATAAAATCACACAACCCTTTTTTTGAAGTCGTACATATATCAGATCATAATAGGAACTTGGGCTGGTCACCTTATGCTCATTTAATAGTGTATATGGACCTTATGTTACCACAAGCCCAAACTGAGCCCACCTTGTCTATCTATTAGTCACGTACAATAATCTTAAGATCATACAACCGTTTTTGCAAACCCTATtgttctaaaaaaaaaaaaggatcaTCGACGGCAGTagcaagaccccccccccctgttCGAGTTTACATCTTGATTAATCAGGCTCCCGGTTAGTAACTTTCACTTATTAAATTACATGTTTGTGTGGTAGTGGATGTTTAGTTGTTGTTGGTTATA from Helianthus annuus cultivar XRQ/B chromosome 10, HanXRQr2.0-SUNRISE, whole genome shotgun sequence harbors:
- the LOC118483297 gene encoding uncharacterized protein LOC118483297; this translates as MEMSPRQRANNAFTSRSNRHRKKDTEFSMPYHKGIPDSNSNGSATTINTIKIDCIFNLDKRKEVIDKWNTEISLIIQTNSEEFSKAKALLLLLEHKSAGIVQNFIKGTTWDENLQGIAK
- the LOC110881233 gene encoding uncharacterized protein LOC110881233, producing MENNSLFKNDSDESEEITEVINFSENEKGFVSDYMINSDQLTKISKLKFKLDAKQVFNQPKTLQSLVSRAFSRKNKIFYCFNTEELSVDINNTSGEVYLPLLTKGEIAKKLLHIKPELRKSLNMVHIGAVKILLKAQFRDGINFPIKMALVDNRIINRQDALLGAIQGNLAYGKFMFTVYPKFALHRDSKDFDKTLSFIHQCERTDLMEPGNKVFTINYLVSYALTNSTHSIEYKEKESIAIEDIFSDIGIVEGSKFAEPSQLQENWAIDIARNKQVLVSKPRHSYAGSSLQIRESSNTEQLIRSLSERIDGYGRILKGVIGE